A single Sorex araneus isolate mSorAra2 chromosome 8, mSorAra2.pri, whole genome shotgun sequence DNA region contains:
- the C8H16orf78 gene encoding uncharacterized protein C16orf78 homolog: protein MMEELEDLTDKMPTERKSVWRTPEERRMSDLTRVLEWLERRQGKKRLQKSEAKGKIPTQGSEKVVPKLKVPAKPQATGHRVMFSLQSTKHIPVPGESTAHSPSSIRTTHWSGKASSKGKAFLDATSSHPKAVHSTTPGKQSLLSRSKPPGKGPKKEEEYLGLPFKSYIPEGKKRRASSNVGSNVKEPPRKSDLDIKDVIALENNQRPFRQQSIVEPMLQDIFFSQRRSTLIREWAGKTSEALYERRLKTLIEKTPEPKAEVSRMLRPEEVLSCRYLRLSKDNVRTLLKLCKEAGMNVDIHPHMVEGEIDGRKVFGHNQSVTL from the exons ATGATGGAGGAGCTGGAGGACCTGACGGACAAGATGCCCACGGAGAGGAAATCTGTGTGGAGGACGCCCGAGGAGCGGCGCATGTCCGACCTGACGCGGGTGCTGGAGTGGCTGGAGCGGAGGCAGGGGAAGAAGAGGCTGCAG AAGAGCGAAGCCAAGGGGAAGATCCCCACCCAAGGAAGTGAGAAGGTGGTCCCCAAACTGAAAGTCCCTGCAAAACCACAGGCAACAGGCCACCGGGTGATGTTCTCCCTGCAG AGTACGAAGCACATTCCGGTGCCCGGGGAGTCAACTGCCCACTCTCCATCCAGTATCCGCACTACCCACTGGTCTGGGAAGGCCAGCTCTAAAGGGAAGGCCTTCCTTGATGCCACATCCTCCCACCCCAAGGCAGTCCACTCAACTACACCTGGAAAA CAATCACTACTTTCCCGGAGCAAGCCCCCAGGCAAAGGcccaaagaaggaagaggagtatCTTGGCCTTCCCTTCAAGTCCTACATCCCGGAAGGGAAGAAGAGACGCGCGAGCTCAAATGTCGGCAGCAACGTCAAGGAACCTCCCCGGAAATCAG ACCTGGACATCAAGGACGTGATCGCGCTGGAGAACAACCAGCGGCCCTTCCGCCAGCAGAGCATAGTGGAGCCCATGCTGCAGGACATTTTCTTTTCCCAGCGGAGATCCACCCTCATCAGGGAGTGGGCGGGCAAGACCTCAGAGGCGCTGTACGAACGCAGACTGAAGACCCTCATCGAGAAGACCCCGGAGCCCAAGGCAGAAGTGTCGAGAATGCTGAGGCCGGAGGAGGTGCTGAGCTGCCG gtaCCTGCGACTGTCCAAGGACAACGTGCGCACCCTGCTGAAGCTCTGCAAGGAGGCGGGCATGAACGTGGACATCCACCCCCACATGGTGGAGGGGGAGATTGACGGGCGCAAGGTGTTCGGCCACAACCAAAGCGTCACACTCTGA